CCCTTCTTGAAAGGATGCATTTAACTTACGAAACTGTCGAAAGCTTTTTGTCACTGGACAAACCGGATTCTGGAAGCTCCCCAAAGAAAACTAAAACCGACCAACAAgaataaacacattttaataaaattttcaactCGCAatatattgtttttaaatttataaaaaatctaTTCACATAATATCTATTTTATTCCAGAAAtgattaaatattttggGTGTGTTATACCGAGATTTATTATggaatatttaaaaattgtaaagatgtgttaatataaaatatttaagttTAATGAAGCTGTTATCATTGATTTCCGGGGGTAAAGATGGAATTTATAGCATTTTATGTGCTAGAAGGCAGGGACATGAGATTGTTCTTCTGGGTCACATGACTCCTCAGGATTCCAACACACATGAACTTGATAGCTACATGTTTCAGACAATAGGTCACAATGTGATAGGGTCTATAAGCAAATGCCTCGATATTCCCTTGATTGAAAGAACAATTCAGAGTAATTTAGAAAGATAATGATAACTTAAATTCAGGAACATCAGCCTCTACAAGTACACTGAACTACACGCCGGATGAGCAAGATGAGGTGGAAGACTTATATAACCTTGTAAAGGAAGCTCTGGTATgttttaacttattttatctGATTTATAAATTCACTAGAAGGTGAATAGTGAGATTGAAGGGGTCTTAACAGGGGCAGTATGCTCTAGATATCAGATGGAAAGGGTTAAAAACGTGTAAGTAAATTCTTTTTTAAACCATATTCAGCTGTTCAAGACTAAATCTAACCTCAGTAAACCCTTTATGGGAAAGGAAccagagggagctaataaaGGACATGATAGATGACGGGATGGAAGCAATCTTAGTTAAAACATGTAGCTTAGGTAATTTCTTAGTacagttaaataatttaggaCTAAATGAGAAACACCTTGGAAGGACAATTAGGGAACTATATGAAGAGTTATTGGAGATGGTAAGGATTGGAGGAAACTTAATATAGAATACAGGAGACCCTATACGGATTAAATGTGTGTGGAGAAGGAGGAGAATACGAAACGTTAGTCCTTGACTGTCCAATGTACAAAATGAAAATAGTAATGTGAGATTTAAAAacgtaaaattttattttagagaGGAAcatgaaaaaatatatcattCAAAGGATCCGTACGCCCCgacaatattatatgtgCCAATAAAATGGAGGTTGGAATCAAAGTAAAAAtcattgtaaaataaattatccgAAAGAGGACTCTGaacttttttaaacaattgaatctgtaaaatataagtATGTGGATATGTAAAAACGCTTATGTGTAGTGAGATCGTCGAAAAATTGCCTAAAATTGCGTCATGATGTAGTGATGGGGGTTGCAGCACGATCTTTTGAAAAGCATGTAGTAAATCAGTCTTCATCACCCGAGGACTGCAACATAAATATACAGTCTATTACCAGCGTTGATGATTTGGCTTTATggttaataaaaatgaccTTATGCCCTAGATATCTGAGCTggaaatgaaaaattaaacatattGCAGACGTTCGGGAATAAACATATTAAAACATTCtattaatgaattttaaagatgattaagaatttatattcatatttGTTTTCATATTTAGTTAGTACATCTcgtttatataattatttttggaTACATGGTTATACTCTACATTTGATGCCTATTTATCCTCTCAGATTTTTCCATTTACAACGAATTATTTTCTATTAgtactttaattttttgtatatgtatatttatCTACCTGATACCTGTATGGATCagttattaaatttttcaGATGCCAGTAGTAAACGAGATTTTGtctattttttaaattattttaatatatatcacctttgtataattatttgatatTGTATCATAATGTATTGGCATCGTTCCTTctgatattttaatttactacCGCAATACTGGCCGatggataaaattaagaacCTCGTAAACTGTAAGATTTATATTATCGGGGATGAGGtttgaattatttatttccGATAGTCTGTATACATTAACACACAAAAATAAGAGTTATTAGGATACTGTAGTTGGATTCCTCCTTGCAGGAGTAGGGAGCAAGGACGTACTGGGAAGaacaaattatactatCGTAACGCcaagtatttttttattttattaaagttaattattcaGAATTCACTAAAGCTCAAATTGAGGAAGTATTTAAATTGTATGTCTCCAGGGAAGATTGCGGGATAATCATCATAAACCAGCACATTGCAGAAAAAATACGAACACTTTTGGACCTTcatgataaatttgtacCAACGATCTTGGAAATACCAAGCAAAGAAGAGCCTTACGACCCAAGTAAGGACTCAGTAATGCAGAAGATAAAAGTCTTCTTTGGAGAAAATAACTAgtaaaacataatttagtaAGAAATTATctagtaaaatatatttactgCGATTCGTTTGAATAACTCTATGGACTGTCCTCCCCGATCTCAGGATCAAATTGTTTACTATCCTTGGTCATCCTCAAGAATTCAGAGTTCACCTCCATTATGGGTTGATCAATGTCGTCTAGAGATTCTAGACCACGTTCTCCCCTTTTAAACTCGATTCCCTTTTCTTGGCGATTGTCTACTCATAATATTAGATTTAGAAACGTACCGTATGGAATTAACCACAACAAGGGGTTGTTTCCAAGAACCGATTTTAGATTATTACACACCCCTAACGACCAAATTGACTCTTCCATATTGTGTTTTGACCCCGAATACTTCTCACAAAACTCGATGGTAGTGAAATTCTCACAAATTAACCAGGTGTGGAACAGAAGGAAGCAAGTTAAAACAAGACTGAGAACGACTGCTAACAACTCAGCGACGATTATCACAACTAAATCTCCAAAGGAGGTCtacaaaaattaagtgAAAATAAAAGTTACCAGTGGGTTATTTAAGAATTGTCTGACTGTAGGAAAGAGGAGAATTGCGATGTAGACGGAAATAGCATCAGAATATAAAGTTGTCAAAAAGAAGTATTTGTAGTTTCTCCATCCTATACAGTTGTTGGCCCATGGACAATGATGGTCCATCTTCAGAACACATGTTCCGCAATTTTTGCAGTGATGAGTCCTGTCCGGCTTGAACTTTGAGCACCATTTACAAAACCTTCTAGCGCCCGATCTCTTGGTTTCATACACAACGGAAGTCGTGTTGACATCCTTGTTATTTAGATTCCACTCCAAGGTGTCCGGGATATTCCCGGGGTTTTTGTACATACATAATACATAGCTTACTAGTTGAAGAAAAAGGATCAGATGTATGAAAAATGTGTGACAGATAACCTTGTCACTCAATACACCATAATGAGCCAGATCCTGATTAATGGCaggttttaaattatatactaaaaatGACCCGTAAATCACTGAAAACacaaataatgaaaaaatcACTGGTAAATAGTTGGAAAATGATCTACTTCCATTACTTCCGTCCACAGAACCCATGGACCTGAAACAAGTTTTTGAGCTAGAATTTGTCCGTTTATTTGACAATAAAGGCTCATTTTCGTTTTCTTCTAAATAATAGGGATTGTTAGGAACATATGTGGAATAACTTTCAGTTCTTCTTGTAGGAATTCTGTATGAATCCAAATCATTTTTTTCTGTATCCTCGAAATCTTCatcaataattattttatcatccTGGTCGTCCATATTTTATAGGCctctaaataaaatattatttttccaGAATTCACTCACTTCTCGATAATATTAGAAGGACATTGCATTTAACCGATCAAATACACTTCTAATGCTCAGCCGGCAGAAGTggaattaaataataaataaataaacagGGAGAAATATGAGAAATTGATATTAATGGCACTTTATTGCATTGTCTCTATAAAATTGTCTAATGTGCAGCACCGATGTGCAGCCTAGGAAGAGCTATATCGAAGAGAGGTATTCTCTCACGACTTTGACCACAAAGTCCAAGTCACCTTTATCGAGAGCTTCAGTCCAAGAATCTCTTGAAATTCCGCTCTTCTAAACcgtaatttattttaagttaCCCTCACCTGTTGAGCCATGAAGGCACGAATAGTGTACAAAACGGTAACACATTGGATTCTATCATCAAACTTTAGcgaaaaataattttttaattttttttccTCGTATGATCCGAATGAAATCTCGGTATCTGAGTGTTTGGAATCCTGGACCTGAAATGTGTAGTGTTTACAAATGAATCATGTAAAACTAACCAGAATATCCTCTAAATCCTGTTCAAATGAAACACTATCTTCAGATTCTTCATCTTCGCCCACTTTATTCTCAAATGCCTTgattgaaaaaattttatgtttgtCTTTGTCCTCCTTTGAAACCACAATACATAGTTTTTCAGTTAATTGTAGTTTTACATCCACAGTTTGATTAAGCAAATTTGACTTCTCGTATGTTATACCACTTGTAAAGTCTTTGTTGTAACATAGAGTACAATCAGTTGAATAATCCTCACTTAGATTCTCAAGGATCTTTAAGGCTAGGTCGTTAGATATGTCCACTGGACCAGCAGAGCATAGAGTAGATATATTCTAAATGTTTATGTCTATACATAGATAGAATACGTGGAATTTTTTCTCGTGAGGGTATGAATTTTGGAACACGTTTATGTGAGGATCGTAAGGTCCGGAGTTTGAGAATATGTTATTTCCTTTTAATTGATTCTCAACGAGTCTGTGAGCCCTGCAGAATATGTATTTACCGATAGCTTCAAAtggaattttaaatgttttcCCGTCAGAAATTGCTTCTGGAGAATAGCGATCAAGTGAGTTGTATTCAATTCCGATAAACCtaataacaaataaaaaagtTTGACATACCATTCGTATAGAATTACTGGAAACTGCTGAGAATATGGCGATGCATCAATACATTCTACAGTGTTTCCATTAATAGTTGATcctaaataaattattataagtTGAGTGGTAACCTTTAATGTACACTGGGTATGCTTCGGAGCTTGGTATATCAGTATTAGTCATGTGTTGAAGTTCATGTAAATATACTCCTCTAACCTCATTTTCTTCAATATCCGATTCACTTAGCAGTTCAAAATGGTCTGACTCGTAGGATGAGACGGTTCCCTCAGTGATAGACCTAGATACAAAACTTAGCAAGCTATAAGAATATGACAAAGTAATATCCTCCACGGGCTTTTTCTCCTCTGAAACTTCAGTTTCTCTCTCCCATATCGGTATTATATGGTCTTCTACTTGGACTCGGCTCATATACtaaaagagtaaaaaattaatgttaaaaaatacatcATCTGGCTTCAATTTTCTCCTTAAAGGCTTCAGGGTAATTGGTTCCGACGTTTTCTTCttctacaaattatttttaatttaatgtgtaagaataatgtaaaaactAACATCATCAGTGGCATCCTTATTGTTATTGAGCCttaaaaaagaaaaataGTCAGAAACACTGTCCATATTATGTAAACTTATGTTCAATTGTgttatttaaaagatttgTGAATAATGTGTTAGTTTAAACATTCAGTTTtcgaaaatttaaaaacagTGAGGCTACATTGGCCTAATTAGggaaaataatgaaatatattaaatttatacaaacattaaaaattaattgataGAATGCGTGGAATATATTGtctaataaataaaaattccaATTATGGATGCACTAGAATCACGaagtaatatattatttagtttttattCCAATTTACTAAAgttgtataaatttaaagaactaatgattttataaaatcgTTTCTCTCTGGTTTGGTGAAGGTATGCATAACTAGTTTCAATCCTTCCAGGCATTTGGTTATTGACAAGTCCTTAAGAAATGTgaaaatagttaaaaatacctcATGCACAAGGTTTTCTCCTTCCAGACTCTTTAACACAACTTTGAAGCACTTTTTGTTTTTTCCATCTTTATTCCCGTTTGTTCCCACTTCATATCCAAATAAGGTTCTTGAGCTTCCTCCCTTCTTCTCCTTTGAGTTCGGGTGGTACTCGAGAATATAACTCAGCTGAAGTATTATAATGTTAAGATTGACTTACTAATTTTCCCGGTTGTGATTCAAGTGATAATTTAGTTCCAACTTCAACTTCTTTAAGCAGGTTATTAAGGAGTGTTTTGATGCAGCCAAAGTTTCTTACTACAAAATCAcctataattaattatatatcatAATCACATGCCAATTTCTATTGGGATTGCCATAGCTGCTGATTTTATCCTTTGGAGTTCCTTTGATCTGGAGTTGAGTGTGCTCAAACTCATCGcctttaacaaatttatccaATATTCAACTTACAGATTCCATTTTTTTGAATTCTGTTTCATGATTTATTAGGTCTACATTTATTGGGGCTCCGTTTACTTGAGGTTTTTCTCCCATTAAATCCgataaatttgatgttTTTGAAAGCCAGGCATAACAAGAACCTTCTGAAACGGGTGATATGAATTTAACTTTAGCCTGAAAAGAACAGATTAACTATCAAAGTTTACTTTGTTTGTGCCATTAATGGCTTGCTTAACTGACGTCCATTCTTTAACATCTGAGGGGAtgtttgtaatttttacaattgGCCCGGCGACGTGGAATGTTTCAGGGGTCTCTCCGAACTTCTTCTTTACAACTGGTTTCTTTCCAACATATTTTGGTAAGGGGTcgtttaatttaatgtacATAGTTCCTTCGAAGTCATGAAACGACAAATTAGGTATCAGATTTTCAGAAATAACCTTCTTAATGTCTTCAATTGTCGCCTTGATCTCCATCATGCGTTTTGCGCTCAGGATATACTTCACGTCCATTACATTCTAAAAGgtagtaaaaatatatttatgtacCTCTACTCCAACGTTTGCCGAATCTTCCTTAAATTTGGAGTGATAAAAGTGGTCAATTGACAAGTTATCTGGAGATAGGTAGAATGATAGTTGTCTGATGATAAAATCCAATCTCTGTTCAGGGGAAGCGTGTAAAACAATGACATTAAAATCATCATTATCAATACGATCTTTTTTCAATATCAAATCAATATCAAAAGATTCATTCCGACGTTTAGAAGGATTATCTAAAAagtatatacataaatatacGTACCCAAAGTGGATTCCGAAGGccttttattattattttcagacattataaaaaattatatgtatttatatagtaatgAAAGTATTTATAGTTTAATATGTTCATGATTTTGATATTTACGTTGTACCCGATGATTCCAAACATATTATAGTTTACAATGGTCAGATCATgagttatatatttagatTCATACATTTGCTTGacattatattttttaatacataaattgataatgtttttatttCACAACAATTGATTGATTGTTTAtgatttttaacaaaacattcatattttaatatttctgtACTATAATGAAGTTGAATATATCTTCTGATGACataaatttgttgattTATCGATACTTGATAGAGAATGGGTAACTTGATAAATCTCAATAACaatgtttaatattgtttttaGGTATTGTCACACTGCTTTTTCATTTAACAAGGAGTCTAACATTAGTGGTAACCCATACTACGTGAATCATGCTGACAAGATTCCTCCCAACGCCTTAGTATCATTTATGCAGAAGGCTATGATTTACATTTACCTGGAGTACCACACTGATGACATAACTGGAGAACAGATTCTGTGTGACGAGACCTTTTCCTTCTTTAGAAAACACAACTGTTTCAGGAAACTTGGTCAGTCACATGGTTTACCTCTATCTCATTCTATGAATACTCGTGACCGTACTGACAATGCTGATACCCACCTTGATAAGAATGGTACTAATGTTGCTTCTGAAACTTTGAACTTTGGTAACTTAACACTGCActtatattatacatagaTTATATTCACAATATATTTCATTCctattaatatattgtGTAGATTTATCTAACAGTGGGTTCGGTCGTGAAGATGTATTGGAAACTAACAGTAGTTTGTTTCAACTAAATCACCCAGTTTACGTTGGCCCTCCACAAAGACGCTTGTCCGACAAATGGCAATTGTATGGTTATCATAAGCTGTTTGAATACATGAATCCTAATCTCTCGACAGTCTGTCACTTCAATCCAGTATATGCTGGTTACATTTTAAAGAGGTtagtttatatatttaaataatgtttagGACTGAGAATGGACCGTCTAGTCTATACAAGCTGAACGAGTCTGGTAAAGCATCTATTTGTGAAATATTACTTCCTCATGCTAAACTGTATTCCAGTGAGTCTGGTGCTGGAGTGACTACATCTTCTAGATGGAGACAAGATGGTTTAGTCGTTTGCAGTGGTCATTCTGATGGTAACCTTAACCTCTGGTCATTGGACGGTCACTTGTTATCCAGTGTCAAGGTTATGGAGTCTCCTATTACAGCTGTAGGGTTTTGTGGAACTAAGTCATATTGGACAGATTCTGAACCTGAGTCAGAAACTCCTTACTATCTTGCTGCCGGTTGCAAGTCTGGTGATGTGTTCGTATATAAAGTTGACAATAACAACTATGTGTTGGTAAACCACTTCAAACAGTCTTCCTGTGTTACTGAGTTGGAGTGGCAGAATCATAATATAGTTTCATCAATGACTGCAGATGGCACACTTACCAGCTACAATGTGGAGACAAGTGAGAGTTCACAACAGTTAGTACAGGCAAAGAATGGTGTTCCATTCATGGAGTGGGATTACTATGGAAGGTATCTGGCTATAGTGGACGAATCAGACTCGTTGAAGGTGTACAGACCAATAGAAAATCATGTTCATGGAGAATTATCAGAACTGAAAGGCCATAATGGACAACTCATCTATGCTTCATGGTACTCAGGAAATGTAGAGAAGGCATCATCAAGGATATGTACAATAGCAGTGGATAAACAGATGATAGTGTGGGATGTCGCCTCAGGTTCATCACTCATGTCTCTAGCATTAGATCAGGTGCCRACAACGGTATCAGTATGTCCAAACGATTCACTGGTTGCAATTGGTT
Above is a window of Theileria parva strain Muguga chromosome 2, complete sequence, whole genome shotgun sequence DNA encoding:
- the VHA-F gene encoding V-type ATPase F subunit, translated to MDKIKNLVNCKIYIIGDEDTVVGFLLAGVGSKDVLGRTNYTIVTPKFTKAQIEEVFKLYVSREDCGIIIINQHIAEKIRTLLDLHDKFVPTILEIPSKEEPYDPSKDSVMQKIKVFFGENN
- the Tbl1xr1 gene encoding LisH family protein yields the protein MKLNISSDDINLLIYRYLIENGYCHTAFSFNKESNISGNPYYVNHADKIPPNALVSFMQKAMIYIYLEYHTDDITGEQILCDETFSFFRKHNCFRKLGQSHGLPLSHSMNTRDRTDNADTHLDKNGTNVASETLNFDLSNSGFGREDVLETNSSLFQLNHPVYVGPPQRRLSDKWQLYGYHKLFEYMNPNLSTVCHFNPVYAGYILKRTENGPSSLYKLNESGKASICEILLPHAKLYSSESGAGVTTSSRWRQDGLVVCSGHSDGNLNLWSLDGHLLSSVKVMESPITAVGFCGTKSYWTDSEPESETPYYLAAGCKSGDVFVYKVDNNNYVLVNHFKQSSCVTELEWQNHNIVSSMTADGTLTSYNVETSESSQQLVQAKNGVPFMEWDYYGRYLAIVDESDSLKVYRPIENHVHGELSELKGHNGQLIYASWYSGNVEKASSRICTIAVDKQMIVWDVASGSSLMSLALDQVPTTVSVCPNDSLVAIGSYGNSVKMYALPNLTLSCSFYDKTVPTSISWSSDRQHLIYNVFNLQRSLVVPLNTLSSFQSD
- the Dph6 gene encoding Diphthine--ammonia ligase gives rise to the protein MKLLSLISGGKDGIYSILCARRQGHEIVLLGHMTPQDSNTHELDSYMFQTIGHNVIGSISKCLDIPLIERTIQRTSASTSTLNYTPDEQDEVEDLYNLVKEALKVNSEIEGVLTGAVCSRYQMERVKNVCSRLNLTSVNPLWERNQRELIKDMIDDGMEAILVKTCSLGLNEKHLGRTIRELYEELLEMETLYGLNVCGEGGEYETLVLDCPMYKMKIVIEEHEKIYHSKDPYAPTILYVPIKWRLESK
- the Zdhhc15 gene encoding DHHC palmitoyltransferase family protein encodes the protein MDDQDDKIIIDEDFEDTEKNDLDSYRIPTRRTESYSTYVPNNPYYLEENENEPLLSNKRTNSSSKTCFRSMGSVDGSNGSRSFSNYLPVIFSLFVFSVIYGSFLVYNLKPAINQDLAHYGVLSDKVICHTFFIHLILFLQLVSYVLCMYKNPGNIPDTLEWNLNNKDVNTTSVVYETKRSGARRFCKWCSKFKPDRTHHCKNCGTCVLKMDHHCPWANNCIGWRNYKYFFLTTLYSDAISVYIAILLFPTVRQFLNNPLTSFGDLVVIIVAELLAVVLSLVLTCFLLFHTWLICENFTTIEFCEKYSGSKHNMEESIWSLGVCNNLKSVLGNNPLLWLIPYDNRQEKGIEFKRGERGLESLDDIDQPIMEVNSEFLRMTKDSKQFDPEIGEDSP